In Deinococcus sedimenti, a single genomic region encodes these proteins:
- a CDS encoding OsmC family protein, protein MKKTLNVTWLGEQRYLGVSESGHQLLIDNSPTKVGVSPMEALLGALATCTAYDVVEIMKKRRTPLSSYRIEVEGERADTDPKRYTHITVRHIASGDGITEETLSKAAHLSHEKYCSVAASLNSEISVETRVE, encoded by the coding sequence ATGAAGAAGACCCTGAACGTCACCTGGCTCGGCGAGCAGCGCTACCTGGGCGTCAGTGAGAGCGGCCACCAGCTCCTGATCGACAACAGCCCCACCAAGGTCGGCGTGTCCCCCATGGAGGCCCTGCTGGGCGCCCTGGCCACCTGCACCGCGTACGATGTCGTGGAAATCATGAAAAAGCGCCGCACGCCCCTGAGCAGTTACCGCATCGAGGTCGAGGGCGAGCGGGCCGACACCGACCCCAAACGCTACACGCACATCACCGTGCGGCACATCGCCAGCGGGGACGGCATCACCGAGGAGACCCTGAGCAAGGCCGCGCACCTCAGCCACGAGAAGTACTGCTCGGTGGCAGCCAGCCTGAACAGCGAGATCAGCGTCGAGACCCGCGTCGAATAA